One window of Alkaliphilus metalliredigens QYMF genomic DNA carries:
- a CDS encoding DivIVA domain-containing protein: protein MLTPLDIQNKEFKKGMRGYKEDQVDEFLDELMVDYEKLYKENSELKDETEKAHTQLEQYKNIEETLKNTLVVAQSTAEQVRQSGQKSAQIMIQEAENKGKELLYQANKQVDVVSKEYEDMKRQVQIFKNRYKALLQSQLDIVVDLCEELEDKE from the coding sequence ATGTTAACACCTTTAGACATACAAAATAAAGAGTTTAAAAAAGGAATGCGTGGTTACAAAGAAGATCAAGTTGATGAATTTTTAGATGAACTTATGGTAGATTATGAAAAGCTATATAAAGAAAATAGTGAATTGAAGGATGAGACCGAAAAGGCTCACACACAACTAGAGCAGTACAAAAATATAGAAGAAACATTAAAAAACACTTTAGTGGTGGCACAAAGTACAGCAGAGCAAGTTAGACAAAGTGGACAAAAAAGTGCTCAAATAATGATACAAGAGGCTGAGAATAAAGGAAAAGAACTGCTTTATCAAGCCAATAAACAGGTTGATGTAGTAAGCAAAGAATATGAAGATATGAAAAGGCAAGTGCAAATATTTAAAAACCGATATAAAGCGTTACTTCAATCCCAGCTTGACATTGTTGTAGATTTATGTGAAGAACTAGAAGATAAGGAATAA
- a CDS encoding YlmH family RNA-binding protein → MLNRDQYIEHIQDEKLKLVAVKLLDKVEMVMRKHEVKYTNFLTPYEIKHMLAILNTFEEICFFAIGGHEDAERKTLVIFQAYLDPSDIESPIAAIEIQSSTRFNQLMHRDFLGAILGLGIKREKIGDILLQDDICQVVITTELRDYVLLNLVKVGNMSVKVREIELEEIKAPDKVYKEIRLNVASLRLDAIVSAGFKLSRSEAHVLIQKQRCSVNWEVIDKPSNEVSCGDLISIRGKGRMIVENIEGTTRSGRTSIKLHKLI, encoded by the coding sequence TTGTTAAATAGAGATCAATATATAGAACATATACAGGATGAGAAACTGAAGCTTGTTGCAGTGAAGCTATTGGACAAGGTAGAAATGGTCATGCGAAAACATGAAGTGAAGTATACGAACTTTTTGACGCCCTATGAAATTAAGCATATGTTGGCAATATTGAATACTTTTGAGGAAATTTGTTTTTTTGCAATCGGTGGACATGAAGATGCGGAAAGAAAAACATTAGTTATTTTTCAAGCGTACTTGGATCCTTCAGATATAGAGAGTCCTATCGCGGCTATTGAAATCCAGTCGAGCACACGATTTAATCAATTAATGCATAGGGATTTTTTAGGAGCCATCCTTGGTTTAGGGATTAAAAGAGAAAAAATAGGTGATATTTTACTACAAGATGACATTTGCCAAGTCGTGATCACTACAGAGCTAAGAGATTATGTCCTTTTAAATTTAGTAAAAGTAGGAAACATGTCAGTTAAAGTAAGAGAGATAGAACTAGAGGAAATCAAAGCACCTGATAAAGTATATAAAGAAATACGTTTGAATGTAGCTTCTCTTAGATTAGATGCCATTGTAAGCGCGGGGTTTAAACTCTCTAGATCAGAGGCTCATGTTTTGATCCAAAAACAACGTTGTAGCGTGAACTGGGAAGTCATAGACAAACCATCGAATGAGGTAAGTTGTGGTGATCTCATTTCCATAAGGGGTAAAGGTAGAATGATCGTGGAAAACATCGAGGGCACAACAAGATCTGGAAGAACTTCTATCAAGCTACATAAATTGATTTAA
- a CDS encoding YggT family protein, translating into MFANAVIVEALDYLARIMNILILIRVLFTWINPNPHSTFVRLVNSVTEPILVPVRHLIYNVFGYSGMLDFSPILAIFLINIINSALVRLVFIMG; encoded by the coding sequence TTGTTTGCAAATGCAGTAATTGTTGAGGCATTAGATTATTTAGCTAGGATTATGAACATATTAATTCTAATACGTGTCCTTTTCACATGGATTAATCCAAATCCTCATAGTACTTTTGTGAGATTAGTAAATAGCGTTACAGAGCCTATTTTAGTACCCGTAAGACATCTGATTTACAATGTTTTTGGATACAGTGGCATGTTAGACTTTTCTCCGATTTTAGCAATATTTTTAATTAATATTATCAATTCAGCATTAGTTAGATTAGTTTTTATAATGGGTTAG
- a CDS encoding cell division protein SepF, producing MSAKFIDKVKYFIGLDAFEDDNEDMLEEADGMDDEMIPISSTSKKNKILNIHTTTQMKVVIFEPSSFEEAPGIVDNLKNRKPVIINLENIEPDLAKKFFDFLNGAIYALDGNIQKVASGIFILAPNNVDISGNIKEELKNKGVFPWQK from the coding sequence ATGTCAGCTAAATTTATAGATAAAGTAAAATATTTTATTGGGTTAGATGCATTTGAAGATGATAATGAGGATATGCTTGAAGAAGCAGATGGCATGGATGATGAAATGATTCCAATATCAAGTACTAGTAAAAAGAATAAAATATTAAACATTCATACCACAACACAAATGAAGGTCGTGATTTTTGAGCCTAGCTCCTTTGAAGAAGCTCCTGGTATTGTGGATAACCTTAAAAATAGAAAACCAGTTATTATTAATTTAGAAAACATTGAACCTGATTTAGCAAAGAAGTTTTTTGACTTTTTAAATGGTGCAATCTATGCACTGGATGGGAACATTCAAAAGGTTGCTTCTGGAATTTTTATATTGGCACCTAATAATGTAGATATATCTGGCAATATTAAAGAAGAACTAAAAAATAAGGGTGTATTTCCCTGGCAAAAATAA
- a CDS encoding YggS family pyridoxal phosphate-dependent enzyme, which translates to MSIEARLNTTLDRIKEAAVRGEQKHEEVRLIAVTKTVDIDVMQQLIDLGVRDMGENKVQELTRKYEALGNKVKWHMIGHLQRNKVKYIIDKVDFIHSLDSYALALEIEKQAGKINRVIECLIQVNISGEESKYGLTPKATEGLLEKIKDLSHVQIVGLMTMAPYVDNPEETRMYFRDLKILSSTLEKKYGPTATMKYLSMGMTNDFQIAIEEGSNLVRVGTAILGERNYGK; encoded by the coding sequence TTGTCCATAGAAGCTAGATTAAATACAACATTGGATCGTATCAAAGAAGCTGCTGTACGTGGAGAACAAAAACATGAAGAAGTAAGATTGATTGCAGTGACAAAAACTGTGGATATTGATGTCATGCAGCAACTGATAGATCTGGGTGTCCGTGATATGGGAGAGAATAAAGTACAGGAGCTCACTCGGAAATATGAAGCTTTAGGAAACAAAGTGAAGTGGCATATGATTGGACATTTGCAACGAAATAAAGTAAAATATATTATTGATAAAGTAGATTTCATTCATTCTTTGGATTCTTACGCTTTAGCCTTAGAAATTGAAAAGCAGGCGGGGAAAATTAATCGGGTTATTGAATGTTTAATCCAAGTTAATATTTCTGGAGAAGAATCAAAATATGGACTCACACCTAAAGCAACTGAAGGGTTACTAGAAAAGATAAAAGATTTATCTCATGTTCAAATCGTGGGATTGATGACAATGGCACCTTATGTTGACAATCCAGAGGAGACGAGAATGTATTTTAGAGATTTAAAGATTTTATCCAGTACTTTAGAAAAAAAATATGGGCCTACTGCAACGATGAAGTATTTATCCATGGGTATGACTAATGATTTTCAAATTGCCATTGAAGAAGGGTCAAATCTTGTTCGAGTAGGGACAGCTATTCTGGGAGAAAGAAATTACGGGAAATAG
- a CDS encoding HlyD family efflux transporter periplasmic adaptor subunit: MQHKKRKKRKTWRNYLGKIIVLFIIFLYFISRMGSFSFISSSETYTIQHGKIQEIVSTNGLIVRAEKHLGTLSEGEIKYYVNDGERVAAGQRIAEVRLQDLDEKAHQSLESVDLKIESMENIEHEAGIFQRDIEKLDDQIEAVMNKIQGDIQLKRYNQLEEYREQLQGYINKKDSIMGQGHFEGQDLTELTEQRQNLLSEINRAVQVIISDEPGVIGMGSDGLESVLTLKSINEISVDNVELFETNHEVEERGIRLITDHQWSIVTILRKDEQLGFDEGRTVRVKPQGQEREYRAQVRSVIEEEESTILILDLTEHMPGFYHHRRLDFDIIKNSYEGAVVPHEAVVEQEGKIGVYRVDVNGFARFIPIEMRTQNSEYALIHDGSFRVTEDNEEPVTVRTVNLYDEIIENARRVSDGDRIR, translated from the coding sequence TTGCAGCATAAAAAGAGAAAAAAAAGAAAAACATGGAGAAACTACTTAGGTAAAATAATCGTACTGTTCATCATCTTTTTATATTTTATATCTCGCATGGGATCATTTTCATTCATTTCAAGTAGTGAAACCTATACGATTCAGCATGGGAAAATCCAAGAAATTGTCTCGACTAATGGGTTGATTGTAAGGGCTGAGAAGCACCTTGGTACTTTGAGTGAAGGTGAAATCAAGTATTATGTCAATGACGGTGAACGGGTGGCTGCTGGACAGAGGATTGCTGAAGTAAGGTTACAAGACTTAGATGAGAAAGCACATCAAAGTCTTGAATCTGTTGATTTGAAAATTGAAAGCATGGAGAATATTGAACATGAAGCGGGGATATTTCAACGAGATATTGAAAAATTAGATGATCAAATTGAAGCTGTGATGAATAAAATTCAAGGTGATATTCAATTAAAAAGATATAATCAGCTAGAAGAATATAGAGAACAATTGCAGGGTTATATTAATAAAAAGGATTCGATTATGGGACAAGGACACTTTGAAGGCCAGGATTTAACGGAACTGACAGAACAGAGACAAAATCTTTTGAGTGAAATTAATAGAGCTGTTCAAGTGATTATTAGTGATGAGCCAGGGGTTATTGGAATGGGAAGTGATGGTTTAGAATCTGTCCTAACCTTAAAATCCATAAATGAAATATCAGTTGATAACGTTGAATTATTTGAAACAAATCATGAGGTTGAGGAGAGAGGTATCCGATTAATTACGGACCATCAGTGGAGCATAGTAACAATTTTGAGGAAGGATGAACAGCTAGGCTTCGATGAAGGTAGAACTGTAAGAGTTAAACCTCAAGGGCAGGAGAGGGAATATAGAGCCCAGGTTCGAAGTGTGATTGAAGAGGAAGAAAGTACAATTCTTATTTTGGATTTGACAGAACATATGCCTGGTTTTTATCATCATCGACGATTAGATTTTGACATTATAAAAAATAGTTATGAGGGCGCAGTTGTACCTCACGAAGCTGTCGTGGAACAGGAGGGGAAAATAGGCGTATATAGAGTGGATGTCAATGGATTTGCGCGGTTTATACCTATTGAAATGCGAACCCAAAATAGTGAGTATGCGCTGATACATGATGGGAGTTTTAGAGTTACGGAGGATAATGAGGAGCCTGTTACGGTTCGTACCGTTAATTTATATGATGAGATTATTGAAAATGCTAGAAGGGTCTCCGATGGAGACCGAATAAGATAA
- a CDS encoding quaternary amine ABC transporter ATP-binding protein, translating into MAKIQVENLIKIFGNRPEKALQLLNEGVSKDEILKKTKHAVGIAGVSFHVNEGEVFVVMGLSGSGKSTLIRCLNRLIETTSGQVYLDGEDIVKMNNDELREVRRSKLGMVFQKFALFPHKTVLENVEYGLEIQGVNEKDRKSKAVDALKLVGLDGWGDNLPTQLSGGMQQRVGLARALAIDPDILLMDEAFSALDPLIRKEMQDELLELQSKMNKTIIFITHDLDEALKIGDRIALMKDGLIVQIGTPEDILKNPANDYVARFVEDVDMTKVLSAKDVMIKAVTLDDTKDGPRVALRKMKTEKISGLFLTDKKRTLKGYLSADDVSSAVKKDQTNFEGLIQTDIITVSPDTMLVELFPLIADAKIPVAVVDEENKLKGIIIRGTVLAALARGEDEFNDQ; encoded by the coding sequence ATGGCAAAAATTCAAGTCGAGAATCTAATCAAGATTTTCGGTAATCGCCCCGAAAAGGCACTTCAACTATTAAATGAAGGTGTTTCAAAGGACGAAATTCTAAAGAAAACCAAGCATGCTGTCGGGATAGCTGGCGTAAGTTTTCATGTCAACGAAGGAGAAGTCTTTGTAGTCATGGGCTTATCTGGTAGTGGTAAGTCGACATTAATTCGTTGTCTTAACAGGTTAATTGAGACTACCTCTGGCCAGGTCTATTTGGACGGCGAAGACATTGTCAAGATGAATAATGATGAACTGCGAGAAGTGCGTCGTAGTAAGCTTGGCATGGTATTTCAAAAATTTGCATTGTTTCCCCATAAAACAGTACTTGAAAACGTAGAGTATGGCTTAGAGATTCAAGGTGTTAATGAGAAGGACCGAAAATCTAAAGCTGTGGATGCATTAAAGTTAGTGGGTCTAGATGGCTGGGGTGACAATTTACCAACTCAGCTTAGTGGCGGAATGCAACAACGTGTTGGACTAGCCAGAGCCTTAGCAATTGACCCCGATATTTTACTGATGGATGAGGCTTTTAGCGCATTAGATCCTTTAATCCGTAAGGAAATGCAAGACGAACTACTGGAGCTTCAGAGTAAGATGAACAAAACAATCATCTTTATTACACACGATTTAGATGAAGCATTAAAAATTGGTGACCGCATTGCGCTGATGAAGGATGGTTTAATTGTTCAAATTGGTACCCCTGAAGATATTCTGAAGAACCCAGCCAACGATTACGTTGCTCGTTTCGTCGAAGATGTTGATATGACTAAAGTCCTATCGGCTAAGGATGTCATGATTAAAGCAGTTACGCTAGATGACACTAAGGATGGTCCAAGGGTAGCCCTGCGTAAAATGAAAACAGAAAAGATCTCTGGTCTTTTTTTAACAGATAAAAAACGCACATTGAAGGGGTATCTTTCAGCTGATGACGTATCCAGTGCAGTCAAAAAAGATCAGACAAACTTTGAAGGATTAATTCAAACTGATATTATAACAGTATCGCCGGATACCATGCTAGTGGAACTATTCCCTCTTATTGCCGATGCAAAAATACCCGTAGCAGTGGTGGATGAAGAAAATAAACTCAAGGGTATTATCATTAGAGGAACTGTGTTAGCAGCACTGGCCAGAGGGGAGGATGAATTCAATGATCAGTAA
- a CDS encoding ABC transporter permease — MISNNLLTMWQQKLPIGDVIESFIDFLTTNFRFVFRQISERLDWALTFFEEDILLRVPPLLLILLIALLAWRVASKGVGIFSFLGLLLVYNLGLWVPTMSTLSMVLTSTVISIMLGIPIGILIAKNQIMNRIIMPIMDLMQTMPAFVYLIPAVSFFRMGKVPGIFATVIFSIAPCIRLTNLGIRQVPEELIEAADAFGSTGAQKLMKVQFPLALSTIMAGVNQTIMLSLSMVVISAMIGAGGLGREVWHGIQRLQVGSAFEAGIAVVILAMILDRITQSIAIKNKKN; from the coding sequence ATGATCAGTAATAATCTACTTACTATGTGGCAACAGAAGCTGCCAATTGGCGATGTAATTGAGTCTTTCATTGATTTTCTTACTACTAATTTTAGATTTGTTTTTCGACAAATTTCCGAACGATTAGATTGGGCATTAACCTTTTTTGAGGAAGATATACTGCTTCGTGTTCCTCCACTTCTTTTAATCCTACTAATCGCATTATTAGCTTGGCGGGTAGCCAGCAAAGGTGTCGGTATTTTTTCATTCCTAGGATTGCTTTTAGTCTATAACCTCGGCCTTTGGGTTCCGACTATGTCTACACTGTCAATGGTGTTAACTTCTACAGTAATCTCTATTATGCTAGGCATTCCAATCGGTATTTTAATTGCTAAAAACCAGATTATGAATCGCATTATCATGCCCATCATGGATCTGATGCAGACAATGCCAGCCTTTGTTTATTTAATTCCAGCAGTCTCCTTTTTTAGAATGGGAAAAGTTCCTGGTATATTTGCCACTGTTATTTTTTCCATCGCACCTTGTATCAGACTCACCAATCTTGGAATTCGTCAAGTTCCCGAGGAATTAATCGAGGCTGCTGATGCCTTTGGCTCAACAGGTGCACAAAAATTAATGAAAGTTCAATTCCCCTTAGCCTTATCTACCATTATGGCTGGGGTTAATCAAACCATTATGCTTTCCCTATCTATGGTTGTTATTTCGGCAATGATTGGCGCGGGAGGACTTGGCCGAGAAGTATGGCATGGCATCCAACGTCTTCAGGTTGGGTCAGCCTTCGAAGCTGGAATTGCCGTTGTTATTTTAGCCATGATATTGGATAGAATTACCCAAAGTATTGCAATAAAAAAT